The sequence CGGCCAACGATGGTGGTGGCTTACCGGAAAATCAACGGCGGCGGCGGAGACGCGGCGGCGATGCGGCGGCGGCTTCCTGGCGGCGAACGGAAGGTGGCCGGCTGCGGTGGCTCCGGCGAACGTCCTGCGGAGATGGCGGCGCGTGGGATTCACGCGCGATTCTTCCTCCTGCGCGTGTGGGCGCGTCGCGGAGGATCTTCGGCTGAAACTCCTGCTCCGGACTCGTCTCAACGTCACGAACACACTGGTGGCCTTGAAATCGCGAGAAACCCAACGGTTAGAGAGATATCGACGATTTACTAAACGGCCAACATTTAACTAATCGGAAAAGGCGGTTTGCGGATTACCTAGGGAGTGAGACGGCGGCAGCGTGACTGATCTGATCTCAGTCGACGGTGGCTGAGACAGTTCACCAATATCTCTCTCTGACGGCTCTAAATCTGCAGGGGTTCGACGCTTTAGACTTTTTCTGAATAAAATAATAGGCTGGCTCTGTTTAAATAGGAACTCACCTAGGGTTTTCTGTAAACTGATTGGGCCTTGTTGGGCCTGCGAAATTGGGTCGTTAcagtaaaattatatttctttGTAATACTATTGAAACATGAAGTAGTGTAATCAGGCAAGATGAATAGATTAAAGATATGCTTTATTGATCAATAGAGCAGGAGTACAAAAGTAATGGTTCTGTAAACCCTATAGTTTTAGCTACATGTTTCTATAGCCGAAAGCGAATAATAGTTAATCCCTTTCTTGTAGGGTTTAGGGGTCTCTTTTATAGCTCATTGTACTCAAAATTTAAGTTAGATCATTCCATATTGTATCATGAAATACGAAAAGATaaccttttaataaaactatccATTTTATCGGAGGCATGTGAAAATATGACTTGGAGGCCGCAATTATTCAAACAGGAGAAGAAGTGAGGTTTCATGCTCTAAACAAGAAGAATTGCTGCCTATATTACTTATCTTTAATAGTTTTTATGATTGCACTTTTTTTGCAGGCTATTTTATGAAAagtacaaatatttattaagtacGAAACAGTTTAAATGAAcctataaaatcatatatattagaagaaaaataaaacaaaattaaacttataaaactatatactaattaatttcTTTAGTGAATTATATGTagttaaatcaaaacaaatgtcagacatattaaataaataaattaacataattattgacacaaattcaaataaaatatttacaaaacttACAAGgtacataaattatttacaaaagtaTAAATTCTAAACCAAAACTTATTTTGTACTAAACtctaatttcattttttattgcTAGATATGGACACATTTATTCGAAACCAAGAACCGAAGCAAATAAAAACGAGCTTTGGTTGGAGTGTAAGATTTATCCGAGCAGATCCTATATCTCTAGAACTGAACAATTGAAACCGAACGAGTCGGACCCAAAAACCGAATGAGTAtccaaatttctaaaatatatatacttataaatattaaatatatttaattttaaaacaatcaaataattttcattatttataaattgaaataccaaaaaaaatacaattaccAGAATACTTTATatcctaaatattttaaattatccgGATTATCATACAATTATCCAAAAATCAGAAACAATCTGATATTTAACCCGAAAAATCTGAATTTTCCTATTTTTAACACGAATTAATTGAATATTAGCTTTGCTAtccaaaccaaacaaaatttcaaaataactaaaccaaaaccgaaccaaattttCTAAAACGATTGAAGAATCTAACCGGAATCGAATGCCTAAGGGCATGGTTAACCCCGGTCTTTTAGTCGGAATTCTTAACTTATGATTTaacacttttttgttttttttttacatttttcaacTAAAAACGacttttatatctcttatttaaaaaacaGTTATTAACTTTTCTcagttaaaatctaaaaaaaaactaaaaacatctcTTAATCGAAGCTAAGAATCTCAATTAAGAGATTGGGTTAATGATGGAGGCTACTTAGACCACCAGCATTAATGAACCCCTGGTTGGGGTtcataatttgaatattttattattttttttttatttttcgtttgttattttttttttttttaaaaaaaaaaaaaaaaaattgaccaatagcgggccgccacgtggcgTGGGGCCCGCTGAACAGTAACGATCCAGGTTCACACAGAAGGGGCTTGGAGAGCCAGGATCATCACTAttacatattataataattttttttttttgaaaaacgtgTGAACCCCCCTAGTGAACCTCCAATGCTCATGCTCTTATTGCTATCATTTAGTGCTCTCTCATCATTTTTCTTAACATTAAAAGCTCTTTTATCCCCATCACCAATCAGATTTGACATTCATTCTTTCATCTCAAAGTTGAGTCACAATTCTTATGTTTCAGAGTTAATTTTTACAACAATGTGTACTTATGTCAAACTTTTAATCCTCTAAcaaacaaaacttcaaaagaaaaataaattgcaaaGATAATAGAAGCATGGATGATGTTTCACGAAATGTACCACAAAATCTGGGAAGATTCGCAAGGGCTAGTAAAATCGTATGTAACACACCAAACAATTGAGTGGGAAACTTGGTTAATCGAAAAAGAGATTACATTTCAAGGTTCCATGTGGTTTCTGCAGTCAATTTAGGCGTTTTCACTTCCTCCGCCAGATTCACAGACGCACATACCTGTTTGAAAACAAGAATCAACAATCAAACCTTTCATCGTGTTTGTCTAAACATGCACTAAAGCTACTGCAAGAGAAATCGATACACAAACACCCACAATGGATCATGTCTTATGTCAAATAAGCCTATGCATCCCATTAAAACTAACACTTATGTCTCAAGTCACTGATAGATATAGTCTCTTTCGTAATATTTACCTTGAAAGATCCAGTGGATTTGGAGGTCCTGGACCACTCCATACCAAGCAACTTACTAGACGTCTGATAAGTAGCCTTGACAACATCATCACCATAAACTCTGCGAGAAACCGCAAAATCCCAGGCGTTTTTCGCAAAGTCATAGCACGGCTCGAACGTAGCAATCTTCCCATGAGCGTAAGTATACTTAAGCTTACAGTTGTTTGTTCCCACCATGTGATTAACAGAGAGTTTGTTAGAAGGATCAATCAAAAGGCTCCCATCCACGATTGTTCTGTTATCAGCTCTGCTATGTATGTAAGTCAGATTCAATGGCTTCTCAGCAATCCTTACTGTGTTCATGAACTGAAACCTAACATCCTGTAACCACACAAATGGATTCCCTAGGAATAATCGTAAGCAATCTCCATGGAAACTGAAATCAATCAAAAGAGGAGGAAGGTGAAAGAGTTACTTTCTTGGGGACGTTGTACTCGACGATGAAGAAACCAGGCTTCTCCACGGCGAGAGAGAGGCCGTTCAAGGTAGGCCCAGCGACGAGGGTTGCATCGGTCATGGTGGCGCGTAGCTTAAGATCGCCGGCGTTGAAGGCGAGGGAACCAACTCCGGTGCTCTTGTCCCCATCGTACTTGCCTTTGACTGAAGCTTTCATCATTTCGACTcaccctagagagagaaagagtagagagagagagagaaagagaggtttGGTTTGGTGAGAGCGGCGAAATgagagaagataaaaaaaaaaaacacacggTCTTATTCTCCGCTTCGTGCCTTCTTCATTCGCACGTGCGGATCCCTTTTTTTGCAAgccaaaaatatattgtttcgTCAATAATTTTTGCTCAACAAATACCTGAGAAATTCATAaattaatctatactattatttgcaacgtaaatttttggaatcgaactctcacgttaaaagttaaatcggttaatatctatactatCATTAATgaatttgtatataattaattttataatcaaaaacaaattttaatttataatattaattttattttcaaaaaaataatttttacattgtgttgttatcttaaaacatatttttcagttataaaatttaaaataagatataaaactatttataataattaagcaGTTAAAGTTATTGTTacccttaataaattttatatataattaattatataactacaaacaaatttttattactaatattaattttcttaaataagataattcttatagattatgttgttatcttaaaatttatttttcaattataaaatttagaaaataacaaaatatataattaaacattaatcaactaaatttgtataaatatatttcctaaaatatatttaatatgtgaatgttttcttttaaaatttcagcataataataaacatatatattttatcaattaatcaTCCAACACTCAATCATTCAATTACAATTACAGTAAAAActctacaaaataataatattgagATTATggcattttattaatttatagagttgttaatctaaaaaaaattccttttaaatttattatattgtaatatatatttttctaaataagaagaatattttatttttagtgtatatatattaattatttttttgagtcGAATTTATGTTGATTTTACTATATTATTTagtgtatataaaatatgtttcatagaatttaaatgtgattttggatataattttactaaatctcataaaaatatattaaggttaaaaatataaaaataattttattttgaatataagacaaacaatatatacatatatattgtgtatatatataaatgattaatttataattttaataggacaacaaatttacataatattttctaaaaaatattattatttcatcgatttgtgttatattttgaacCGGCACAAATTggaactaaaaaaattattaatttattatgtttattaaGTTATCGATTATTAATTCATAGAGTTCtattatatatactaaaaataaaaaaggaagcCCGATACATAGGAATTTCTAAGCAATATGTAAACACTTATCAATTCATTTTAATTctttaatcaatatataaagaCTTATATGTTCAtaagaaattatattatattacattaattaaaaatatttcaaataatacATTAGCAaaatatgtttccaaacaatctaAAATAATACGTTCCactttttaatagattttattttaatatatctaagtATAGATGGattgaaagaaaaataactaaaacaatGAAATAATTTTGTGAAAATGGAAAATTCCAAATTAACTAtaagtatgttttttttgtggATTACTCCATTAAAATTGACAAAATATATTAGCctactttatttttataaatataaaaatacattcatttaaacaaacaaaaaaatataagataaatattgCAATATACATGATATtgaatacatatgtatataatattcttataaatatatattttctaaaataaattaaagatcacaaaatataaaaatagcaTAAAGATAATTCTGCAATTTATAAGGACGGATAAAAACAGATTTCAAACTGGACCAAAACATAGAACCCAAATCCGTCCGACCATATAAATAACCGATCCGATCATTCATGGCACTATGTATGACCTCTGGAATGGCTTCTCCTTTTTTGACAAAATCAAATGGTGGATTCGATGCTGAGACAACTACCACAtcagatgaaatatttttaattattgagTCATATACCACTTCAGCTTGCACGTCATCAAAGACTAAACTGTGGTTTATAAGTTTAATGACTGGCTTTAAAGAAcagaaaaacttaaaacattTGATTATTTGAATTACAAAAAGTTTACTAAAAAATTAGTCgtaatgaaaaataatatactaGAGCAAATTAATCTAcatgaaaaaaaggaaaagatacTGAATCTGATAAACAAAGAGTTTTGATTACCAATCATTGTTATAACTATCAGAGTTTTGATGAAAGGTTGAAAGAAGCACGTGTATCCAACATAGACATAACTCCCTTTTTTCGAAGTATCATAGGCATAAACTAAAACTATTATATTGTAGTATTTCTTTATACAATCAATTTTgtattctttttaatttataagtcGAACAactataaaagaattttaaaatgtacCCTTAACCTCTTTAATGTAATGAAATCTGACAAGTGTTTCTTAATAATATCCTCCTCCGATGCCAAATCTTTTTCTCAGTATCAAAAAACACAGCAATATGGCAAAAAACTAAGCATGAGACGGTCATCGGCTAATACTTAAGTAATCGTCAAACGACGAGCCTCACGACTTGGTGGAACCAATCAGACAGGAACAGGCAAACCTTTCTTCGCCATGCCATCCAGAATATCGTTGAGCGCTTGGCATACTCCCGATATCTGTGCACATAGCTTCCACTCTTCagtcattaaaaaaaacataaatatctgTTAAAGAGAAACAGAACAAGGGAGAAAGAGTAAACCTGATGATCCCATTGTTGTAGTTCCTCAATGTCATCTTCAAAATGTATCACAGCCTCCTCCTGAACAGATCAAAACTCATGTAAGAATCTTCTTGATAATGAACAGTAACAATAACTATTTTGAAGGCTAACATAATATAGTAACAAAGTGCTTGTCGTGTT is a genomic window of Brassica napus cultivar Da-Ae chromosome A2, Da-Ae, whole genome shotgun sequence containing:
- the LOC106430399 gene encoding outer envelope pore protein 24B, chloroplastic, whose product is MMKASVKGKYDGDKSTGVGSLAFNAGDLKLRATMTDATLVAGPTLNGLSLAVEKPGFFIVEYNVPKKDVRFQFMNTVRIAEKPLNLTYIHSRADNRTIVDGSLLIDPSNKLSVNHMVGTNNCKLKYTYAHGKIATFEPCYDFAKNAWDFAVSRRVYGDDVVKATYQTSSKLLGMEWSRTSKSTGSFKVCASVNLAEEVKTPKLTAETTWNLEM